From the candidate division Zixibacteria bacterium HGW-Zixibacteria-1 genome, the window ACCTTCCCGGCCAAATTGAGTGATAACGCGGTCACGTTCCTCCTCGGAGAAGGCATATTGCTCTTTTTTCCCTTTGTAAACCCGATAAAGAGGGGGCTGTGCGATATAGATATGACCCTGTTCGATAAGCTCCTTCATATAGCGGAAGAAGAAGGTCAAAATCAGGGTGCGGATATGGGCGCCGTCGATATCGGCGTCAGTCATGATGATGACTTTATTATAACGCAGATTGCTCAGATCGAATTCATCGGTGCCGATGCCGGTTCCGAGCGCCGTAATCATGGTCCTGATTTCGTCGTTGGAAAGGATCTTATCCAGCCGGGCCTTTTCCACATTAAGTATCTTTCCCTTAAGAGGAAGAATGGCCTGAAATCTTCTGTCGCGGCCCTGTTTGGCCGAGCCGCCGGCCGAATCACCCTCGACGATATAAATCTCGCAGGATTCCGGGTCGGTCATGGAGCAGTCGGCCAGTTTGCCGGGCAAGGCGGCATGATCAAGAGCCGTTTTGCGACGGGTCAGTTCTTTGGCCTTGCGCGCCGCTTCGCGCGACCGGGCCGCAGAGACGATTTTCTCGGCAATCTTTTTGGCCACCGGCGGATTTTCTTCGAAAAACTGCCCCAGATATTCATTGGTGACACTTTCGACGATACCGCGAACATCGGAGTTGCCCAGCTTGGTTTTGGTCTGCCCCTCGAACTGGGGGTTGGGCACCTTGGCCGAAATTATGGCCGTGAGACCTTCGCGCGAGTCATCGCCGACAACCCCGTAACCATTCTTGCCGTTCTTAAGAATGTTATTCTTCGTGATATAATTATTAATGGTCCGGGTGAGCGCCGTCCGGAAACCGGTCAGATGGGTCCCGCCTTCGATCGTATTGATATTGTTGACATAGGAGAAAAGATTTTCGACATAGCTGTCGTTGTACTGTATGGCGATCTCCACCTCGACACCATCTTTTTCCTTCTTTATATAAATGGGCTTTCGGTACAGGACGTCTTTGTTCTCGTTCAGGTATTCGACGAAGGATGATATCCCGCCCTTATATTGAAACTCGACTTCCTTGTTATTGCGGTGATCGAGGAGAGTGATTTTCAATCCGGCGTTAAGAAAGGCCAGCTCGCGCATGCGCGATGCAATAATATCGAATTTGAATTTGATGCTGGTAAAAATATCATGATCGGGCATGAACGTGGTTGTTGTACCGGTCTGCTTGCGTTTGCCGACGATATCGACCGAGGAAGAAGC encodes:
- the gyrB gene encoding DNA topoisomerase (ATP-hydrolyzing) subunit B; its protein translation is MKDDTVTADTEKKENKQYDASNITVLKGLEAVRRRPAMYIGDISQRGLHHLVYEVVDNSIDEAMAGYCTTIKVEVHEDESITVTDNGRGIPVDKHPTQKKSALEVVMTMLHAGGKFDHSSYKVSGGLHGVGVSVVNALSEWCRVEVCRDGNVYCQEYKRGIASSSVDIVGKRKQTGTTTTFMPDHDIFTSIKFKFDIIASRMRELAFLNAGLKITLLDHRNNKEVEFQYKGGISSFVEYLNENKDVLYRKPIYIKKEKDGVEVEIAIQYNDSYVENLFSYVNNINTIEGGTHLTGFRTALTRTINNYITKNNILKNGKNGYGVVGDDSREGLTAIISAKVPNPQFEGQTKTKLGNSDVRGIVESVTNEYLGQFFEENPPVAKKIAEKIVSAARSREAARKAKELTRRKTALDHAALPGKLADCSMTDPESCEIYIVEGDSAGGSAKQGRDRRFQAILPLKGKILNVEKARLDKILSNDEIRTMITALGTGIGTDEFDLSNLRYNKVIIMTDADIDGAHIRTLILTFFFRYMKELIEQGHIYIAQPPLYRVYKGKKEQYAFSEEERDRVITQFGREGVSIQRYKGLGEMNPEQLWRTTMDPETRTLLLVTMDDAKEADRLFSTLMGDAVEPRRLFIQENARYVRNLDV